Proteins from one Rosa chinensis cultivar Old Blush chromosome 7, RchiOBHm-V2, whole genome shotgun sequence genomic window:
- the LOC112178185 gene encoding NAC domain-containing protein 83: MQQEFAVEESRGNRLPGERFCPMEDELVLFYLKPMLSGEMVPGRNRVVFDCDLYGHQEPWEIWEAYKTRRPNDLRLNKDIYFFTQHKTMSSTDTRIRRTVGNGTWKGDDSGKPVKSLETGRVVGLKKRLTYKNQASEHNGCWILYEFYLDPSLRDKKQKVEDYVLCLLRKNGEPKAKIKKRRKQREEEDVLENNYACDDGENTNKEQPQAKRQRMGEQNGDSNTLFPRFNQATIMECLFHYRRKISSGRKCYNKWVLETIMEYRRKIFCGMIY, translated from the coding sequence ATGCAGCAAGAGTTTGCAGTGGAGGAGAGCCGAGGCAATCGGCTTCCTGGAGAGAGGTTCTGCCCCATGGAGGACGAACTAGTTCTCTTCTACCTTAAGCCCATGTTGAGCGGAGAGATGGTGCCCGGCAGAAACCGCGTGGTGTTCGACTGCGACCTCTACGGTCACCAAGAACCTTGGGAGATATGGGAGGCCTACAAGACCAGAAGACCAAACGACTTGAGGCTCAACAAGGACATCTACTTCTTCACCCAACACAAGACGATGAGTTCCACAGACACACGCATACGCCGGACCGTTGGCAATGGCACCTGGAAGGGCGACGACTCCGGCAAGCCAGTAAAATCTCTGGAGACTGGTCGTGTGGTTGGCTTGAAGAAAAGACTTACTTACAAGAACCAAGCATCGGAGCACAACGGTTGTTGGATATTGTATGAATTCTACCTTGATCCATCACTCAGagacaagaaacaaaaggtggaAGACTATGTTCTTTGTCTGCTACGAAAAAATGGTGAACCCAAAGCCAAGATCAAAAAGAGGAGAAAACAACGTGAAGAGGAAGACGTTCTTGAAAACAATTATGCCTGTGATGATGGAGAGAACACAAACAAGGAGCAACCTCAAGCTAAGCGACAACGAATGGGGGAGCAGAATGGGGACTCCAACACTTTGTTTCCGAGGTTCAATCAGGCGACGATCATGGAATGCTTATTCCACTACCGGAGGAAGATTTCCTCTGGGAGGAAATGTTACAACAAATGGGTATTGGAGACGATCATGGAATACCGGAGGAAGA